The Tindallia magadiensis genome includes the window GATCCTTAAACCGATCTTCAATTGCTTCGGCTTCCGGCGAGTGGTACGGATGCAACAATCCCTCTTCGGCGGCTACCATAAAGCTATCAATGCCACCACCAAACCATACATCCCCTAAAGCCCGTCCTTCTTCGGCTCTCATGCGGGAAAGTACTTCTCCAGAAGACATGCTGAGCATTTCCACCGGAATACCGGTTTCTTCTTCAAACTTCTGAGCAATTTCATCTAAGCCACCGTAAGCCGCATAAATCTGAAGGGCTTCACCAGTGTAGTCTTCCTTTTCTTCTTCTGTTACCTCTGTTTCGGCGGCTTCTATCTCTTCATCGGAAGGAGCCGGTTCTGGATCGCCGGAAGGCTGGCATCCAGCTAAGGTTACCATCAACATCAGCGCTATGAGAAACGCAACTATTTTTCTCTGTGAATACAAAATAAATCCCCCTTTTAATAAAAGCATTTGCTTATGAACAGGATACTTAGATTAATGAATCATTAGAATCATATCAGAATTAGCACAAAAAGATAAATTGAAATTCATAATGAAAAAAAGGATTTTGATAAATAATCTTAATAGGTGGGGAGCGGGGTATTGGGCGAGGATGATGTATAAAAAAGAAGATCGGTTTCTTGCTAAGTAGGGATGAAATCTGAAGCAGAGGGACTAAATCCGAAAAAAAAAGAAAAGCACTTATAAAAAGGTTCGATAATAGTATAGAAAAAACCTATTTTACCTTCCGTGCTTCTTCTGACAAAATGTAATTGCATCGACAGATACCTATGTTATATGATAAGTGTTTGTTGCCTGTTGATGGGTGAAACATTTTAATCGTAAATCGTAAGGGTCTTAAAATACGGAAGGAGGAAGAAAATGAAAACAGAAGTGAGTGTTCAACAAATCAGAAAAGATGCGGAAGATATGTTTCGGGCAGGGAAATACTACTGTTCGGAGGCCATTGTAGCATCCATCAAAAAGAACTTTGAACTGGATATGCCGGATGAGATGATTGCCATGGCCTCAGGATTTCCGGTGGGAATCGGAAAATCAAAATGCACCTGTGGTGCTGTAACAGGAGGAATTATTACCTTAGGATATTTTTTTGGAAGAACAGAAGGCACCAATCCTAAAGATCCCAAAAGTGTAAAAACTTTGGAATTGGCTTATGAATTGCAGGATGATTTTAAGAAGAATCATAAACTTCTATGTTGCAGCGTATTAACCAAAGGGATGGACATGGCCTCAGGAGAGCATAAGGAACAATGCATTTCCTTTACGGGTGAAGTGGCTGAAAATGCGGCACGTATTATTGTAAGGGAAAAAGGCTTTGTGAATACGGATGAGATGGACAAGAAAGAGGTGTAGGGGATGAAAGCATTGCTTCAAAAATTGCCGCTACCTATTTCTGGGTTAATGTTGGGACTGGCAGCTCTGGGAAACCTGCTGGGAACTTACCATATGGGGATTCGTTCTTTGTTGGGAATCATAGCAGGCATTATTTTTATAGGACTGTTGCTTAAAATCGTCGTTTTTCCAGGCTGTTTGAAAGAAGGGTTTTCAAATCCGGTAGTGGCTTGTATTATGGCTACATTTCCCATGGGGATCATGCTTCTTAGCACCTATGTCCGACCATTTTTACCTGGATTGGCCTTTGGTGCCTGGATGTTGGGGATCTTTATGAATGCCTTATTGGTCGTTTTGTTTACAAAAACCCATTTCATTCCCTTTGCCATTAAAAAGGTATTTTCCAGCTATTTTGTGCTTTATGTAGGCATTGTGGTGGGCAGTGTAACAGCGCCTTTATATGGCATGCAGTCCGTTGGGCAGATACTATTCTGGTTTGGACTGGCGGTATACCTTCCTCTGATCCCTTTGGTAAGTTACCGGGTCTTCAAGGTAGGCGGTATTCCAGAACCAGCGCAGCCAGTAATCATTATTTATGCGGCACCAGCAAGCCTTTTGTTGGCCGGCTATCTTAGCAGTTTTCCTGAAAAAAACCTAGGAATAGTGATGGGCCTTGGAACTTTGGCTTTTATGATGACGCTTTATGGGTTAAGTCAAATGCCAAGACTCTTAAAATTTCCCTTCTATCCCAGTTATTCCGCATTTACGTTTCCTTTTGTTATTAGCGCCATTGCTTTTAACGGTATGACGAGCTTTCTCGCTGGACAAGGGTTTCAAACAGGCTGGATGGAGCCAATAAGAATATTTCAGATTGCCTGGGCAACCGTCATGGTACTGTATGTTCTTTTCCGCTATGTTGTTTTTTTAAGTTATCAAGCACCACAAACAGCCAGTCCAGAAAAAGCATATAAATAAAGAGAAGCCTCAGCCTCCTGGCAATGATCAGGGACTGAGGCTTTTTTAGATGAAAAGTGGCTTTTTAGACGGATGGATGTGTTAGTCTAATTAGCAACTTTTTCAATATTAACCGCCGATACTTTCAGACCGGGAATCTTACAATATGGATCTAAGACTTCGCCATTGGTCAGGACATTGGCACCATTGCCCCAATGGAAAGGCACAAACAGAACGCCTTCTTCCACTCGTTCCGTTACCATGGCTTTTACCGTAATACGACCTCTTGGAGAAGTGACCTCCACCTCATCACCGTCCTGAATACCTTTAGAAGCAGCCAAGCTGGGATGAATTTCCACATAATTATGGGGTGCGATCTGGTTAATCCCCTCGGATTTATCGGTCATGGTTCTGGTATGGAAATGATAAAGGATTCGACCGGTGGTCAGCACCTGTCCGTAATCTTTAAGGCCTAGTTCAGGCGATGCTTTCCATTCTACCGGCTTGAACAAACCGGCTCCCCGGGCAATGCTTCCCTGATGCAGAATCGGTGTTCCCGGATGCTCAGCCGTTGGACATGGCCAGGAAAGCCCTTCCCTTTCGATACGTTCATAAGAAATGCCTGCGTAAGAAGGTGTAACCTGACGAATTTCTTCAAAAATAGCTTCCGCACCGCTGTAATTGGCTTCTAAACCGAAACCTTTCAGCAATTGTGATAAAATCCACCAGTCTGGCTTCGCTTCTCCTGGCGGGTTGACAGCCTTACGGACTCGCTGTACCCGTCGCTCTGTATTGGTAAAGGTTCCTTCTTTTTCTGCAAAAGCAGCGGCTGGAAGCACGACATCGGCTAAAGCGGCCGTTTCTGTCAGGAAGATATCCTGTACTACCAAGAAAGCTTTTTCCAGCCCTTTTTTAACATGCTGAGTGTCCGGGTCAGAAACCATCGGATTTTCACCAGTGATATAAAGCATTTTAACGGTATCTTCTGCAGCAGCAGGAATGGCTTCTGTTACAGTTAAGCCTTTATTCTCCGGAAGCTGAACGCCCCAAGCCTCTTGGAATTTTTTGCGGGTTTCTGCCGCATCTATTTTCTGATAACCAGTCATGACAATGGGAAGTGCGCCCATATCACAGGCACCCTGTACATTGTTCTGACCTCTCAAAGGATTCACACCTGTTCCGGGCTTACCGATATTGCCTGTTACCAGTGCCAGGTTAGAAAGGCTCATGACATTTTCTGTACCGTTGACATGCTGAGTGATTCCCATGGAATAGATAATGCTGGAAGCACCGGAAGAAGCATACATACGGGCCGCTTGTCTGATATCCTCTGCCGGAACCTGACAGATGTCAGCCGCCCATTCCGGGGTACATTCTTTCACAGCGGTTTTTAGAGATTCGAAATCTTCTGTTTGCTGATGAATAAAAGCTTTATTCTCTAAGCCTTCTTCAAGGATAACATGAATCATGGCATTGGAAAGGGCCACGCTGGATCCGGGATAAATCTGCAGAAACAGATCAGCGTCTTCGGCTAGTTCAATAGCCCGTGGATCCGCAACGATGATTTTACTTCCTTGCTTTTGTGCCTGACGAATATAAGCACCCATCACCGGATGAGCTTCCGTTGTATTGGAGCCGGTAATAAAGATTAGATTTGAATGACGAACATCAGCCATCGGGTTGGTCATCGCGCCACTTCCTAGAGTGGTTGCCAGACCAGCGACGGTAGAGGCATGGCATAAACGGGCACAGTGATCAATATTATTGGTACCGATAGCGCCACGCATCAGTTTATTCATTAGGTAATTTTCTTCATTGGTAATACGAGCGGAGGAAAAGCCGGCGATGGCTTCAGCACCATAACTCTGTTTGATTTCCTTTGCTTTATTGATAATCACCGAAAAAGCTTCTTCCCACTGGACAGGTACTAAGGTACCGTTCTTACGAATAAGAGGCTGAGTCAGCCGATCCGGATGATGGATAAAATCATGGGCAAAGCGACCCTTTACGCAAAGCAATCCTTCATTGGCAGCTCCTTTGGCTGGTTGTACTTCCACTACCCGATTGTCCTTTACTACTAAATTCATCTGACATCCTACACCGCAGTAAGCGCAAGTAGTTTTAACTTCCTTGGTTTCCCAATACCGATATTTTACAGGTCTTTTGGGCTCTAAGGCGCCAACTGGGCAATAAGACACACAGTTACCGCAGGAAACACAGTTGGATTCTTCTAGTGGCACCTGGAAAGGTGGTGCAATATGGGTGTGAAATCCGCGATCAATAAAACTGAGGGTATGATTGCATTGAAGCTGATTACAGACATGCACACAAAGGCCACAGTTAATGCATTTATTTTGGTCACTGACGTAAAAAGGATTACTGCTATCAAGGGGGTAATTTTTTACTTCTCCATCATAAGATGTTTTCTCCACATCGTACTGATAGCAAAGGTCCTGTAATTTGCATTTTCCGGATTTTTCACAGGTCATGCAGTCTAAAGGATGATTTGCCAGGATTAAATCCAAAATCTCTCGACGAGCTTCTACCACCGCCGGGCTTTCGGTTTCAATTTTCATTCCTTCAGAAACTGGTGTGGAACAGGCAGCAGCCAGCTTAGGACTATCATTTACCTGAACACT containing:
- a CDS encoding TDT family transporter, with product MKALLQKLPLPISGLMLGLAALGNLLGTYHMGIRSLLGIIAGIIFIGLLLKIVVFPGCLKEGFSNPVVACIMATFPMGIMLLSTYVRPFLPGLAFGAWMLGIFMNALLVVLFTKTHFIPFAIKKVFSSYFVLYVGIVVGSVTAPLYGMQSVGQILFWFGLAVYLPLIPLVSYRVFKVGGIPEPAQPVIIIYAAPASLLLAGYLSSFPEKNLGIVMGLGTLAFMMTLYGLSQMPRLLKFPFYPSYSAFTFPFVISAIAFNGMTSFLAGQGFQTGWMEPIRIFQIAWATVMVLYVLFRYVVFLSYQAPQTASPEKAYK
- a CDS encoding C-GCAxxG-C-C family (seleno)protein; translated protein: MKTEVSVQQIRKDAEDMFRAGKYYCSEAIVASIKKNFELDMPDEMIAMASGFPVGIGKSKCTCGAVTGGIITLGYFFGRTEGTNPKDPKSVKTLELAYELQDDFKKNHKLLCCSVLTKGMDMASGEHKEQCISFTGEVAENAARIIVREKGFVNTDEMDKKEV
- the fdhF gene encoding formate dehydrogenase subunit alpha — protein: MITCTINGQVVQVKEGSTMLQAAKEAGAIVPTFCHDERIKPEGACRICSVQVNDSPKLAAACSTPVSEGMKIETESPAVVEARREILDLILANHPLDCMTCEKSGKCKLQDLCYQYDVEKTSYDGEVKNYPLDSSNPFYVSDQNKCINCGLCVHVCNQLQCNHTLSFIDRGFHTHIAPPFQVPLEESNCVSCGNCVSYCPVGALEPKRPVKYRYWETKEVKTTCAYCGVGCQMNLVVKDNRVVEVQPAKGAANEGLLCVKGRFAHDFIHHPDRLTQPLIRKNGTLVPVQWEEAFSVIINKAKEIKQSYGAEAIAGFSSARITNEENYLMNKLMRGAIGTNNIDHCARLCHASTVAGLATTLGSGAMTNPMADVRHSNLIFITGSNTTEAHPVMGAYIRQAQKQGSKIIVADPRAIELAEDADLFLQIYPGSSVALSNAMIHVILEEGLENKAFIHQQTEDFESLKTAVKECTPEWAADICQVPAEDIRQAARMYASSGASSIIYSMGITQHVNGTENVMSLSNLALVTGNIGKPGTGVNPLRGQNNVQGACDMGALPIVMTGYQKIDAAETRKKFQEAWGVQLPENKGLTVTEAIPAAAEDTVKMLYITGENPMVSDPDTQHVKKGLEKAFLVVQDIFLTETAALADVVLPAAAFAEKEGTFTNTERRVQRVRKAVNPPGEAKPDWWILSQLLKGFGLEANYSGAEAIFEEIRQVTPSYAGISYERIEREGLSWPCPTAEHPGTPILHQGSIARGAGLFKPVEWKASPELGLKDYGQVLTTGRILYHFHTRTMTDKSEGINQIAPHNYVEIHPSLAASKGIQDGDEVEVTSPRGRITVKAMVTERVEEGVLFVPFHWGNGANVLTNGEVLDPYCKIPGLKVSAVNIEKVAN